The following are encoded together in the Lathyrus oleraceus cultivar Zhongwan6 chromosome 3, CAAS_Psat_ZW6_1.0, whole genome shotgun sequence genome:
- the LOC127129285 gene encoding nuclear transcription factor Y subunit B-9, translated as MAGVREQDQYMPIANVIRIMRRILPSHAKISDDAKETIQECVSEYISFVTAEANERCQREQRKTVTAEDLLWAMGKLGFDDYAHPLTFYLQRYRESEGEPASVRRTSSLALPPPLPMPQQQIPSLSSMPVLNNNSSNSCYGFGYGFDFDQGFGGGDGNPSSSAAAFVPNFDYYPHLKRDNNM; from the coding sequence ATGGCTGGAGTAAGGGAACAAGACCAATACATGCCAATAGCGAACGTGATAAGAATAATGAGAAGGATTCTTCCATCACACGCCAAAATCTCCGACGATGCGAAAGAGACGATTCAAGAATGTGTATCTGAATACATAAGCTTCGTAACAGCAGAAGCAAACGAGCGGTGTCAAAGAGAACAGAGAAAAACCGTTACAGCAGAAGATTTGCTTTGGGCAATGGGGAAACTAGGGTTTGATGATTATGCTCATCCTTTAACATTTTACCTTCAACGTTACCGTGAAAGTGAAGGTGAACCTGCTTCTGTTCGACGCACTTCTTCTCTTGCTTTGCCTCCTCCTCTTCCAATGCCTCAGCAGCAGATTCCGTCGTTATCATCAATGCCGGTTCTTAATAATAATAGTAGTAATAGTTGTTATGGTTTTGGTTATGGTTTTGATTTTGATCAAGGGTTTGGTGGTGGTGATGGTAATCCTTCTTCTTCTGCTGCTGCTTTTGTACCTAACTTTGATTATTATCCTCATCTCAAACGTGATAATAACATGTGA